A genomic region of Terriglobales bacterium contains the following coding sequences:
- a CDS encoding GatB/YqeY domain-containing protein has product MSLSDKIQKDMTDAMKARDERRLSCLRMVRSAIKNKEIDKRAPLDDKECVALLSTLIKQRKDSIEQFTRGGRKDLADKEAAEVGIIEAYMPKAAGEEEITSTVRAAIEEMAAGGAPPAMKDMGSVMKNVMARFAASGTRVDGKAVSDAVKRELSK; this is encoded by the coding sequence ATGAGCCTCTCCGACAAAATACAGAAGGACATGACCGACGCGATGAAGGCGCGCGACGAGCGCCGCCTCAGCTGCCTTCGCATGGTCCGCTCCGCCATCAAGAATAAGGAGATCGACAAGCGCGCCCCGCTCGACGACAAAGAGTGCGTCGCCCTTCTCAGCACGCTCATCAAGCAGCGCAAGGACTCCATCGAGCAGTTCACCAGGGGCGGACGCAAAGACCTCGCCGACAAGGAAGCCGCCGAGGTCGGCATCATCGAGGCCTACATGCCCAAGGCCGCCGGCGAAGAAGAAATAACCAGCACCGTCCGGGCCGCCATCGAGGAAATGGCCGCCGGCGGCGCGCCGCCCGCCATGAAAGACATGGGCAGCGTCATGAAGAACGTCATGGCAAGGTTCGCCGCCTCAGGCACCCGCGTGGACGGCAAGGCCGTCAGCGACGCCGTCAAACGCGAACTCAGCAAGTAG
- the ispD gene encoding 2-C-methyl-D-erythritol 4-phosphate cytidylyltransferase produces the protein MKVVVIIPAAGRGTRMAAAEARPGASSRAPATPKQFAELNGVPILVHTLRAFAASPQVEEIYVALRGPDAPDFRSRLDQEKLGKKVHIVEGGDNRQQSVANALNAVHAAPDDVVLVHDAVRPFVDAEIISSVIAAAAKHGAAIAGLPAVDTVKQVERTADGAIITATVPRERVVLAQTPQGFRFALLKSAFDEALSDGFTGTDEASLVERAGAEVAVVMGSPRNIKITTPADLDLAEFYLRQTKKPSAADERG, from the coding sequence ATGAAGGTCGTCGTTATCATTCCAGCCGCGGGACGGGGCACGCGCATGGCCGCTGCCGAAGCCCGCCCCGGCGCATCCAGCCGCGCCCCGGCGACTCCCAAGCAGTTTGCCGAGCTGAACGGAGTGCCCATCCTCGTGCACACGCTGCGCGCCTTCGCAGCCTCGCCGCAAGTCGAGGAAATCTACGTGGCGCTGCGCGGCCCTGACGCGCCCGACTTCCGCTCGCGCCTCGACCAGGAAAAGCTCGGCAAGAAGGTCCACATCGTCGAAGGCGGCGACAACCGCCAGCAATCGGTCGCTAACGCGCTCAACGCCGTCCATGCCGCGCCTGACGATGTGGTGCTCGTGCACGACGCAGTCCGCCCGTTCGTCGACGCCGAAATCATCTCCAGCGTCATCGCCGCCGCCGCCAAACACGGCGCCGCCATCGCCGGCCTGCCCGCCGTCGACACCGTAAAGCAGGTCGAGCGCACCGCCGACGGCGCCATCATCACCGCCACCGTGCCGCGCGAGCGCGTGGTGCTGGCGCAGACGCCGCAGGGTTTCCGCTTCGCGCTGCTCAAGAGCGCCTTCGACGAAGCATTGTCCGACGGCTTCACCGGCACCGACGAAGCTTCCCTGGTCGAGCGCGCCGGCGCCGAAGTCGCCGTCGTCATGGGCTCACCGCGAAACATAAAAATCACCACGCCCGCGGACCTGGACCTGGCGGAGTTTTACTTGCGGCAGACCAAGAAACCCTCTGCCGCGGATGAACGCGGATGA
- a CDS encoding NUDIX domain-containing protein: MIRDLTTVTGLPTFGSRLAGVKYIVRPSGYALLRDRDGNVAVVLTPEGNFLPGGGIDPGETPEQAVARECAEECGFAVRVGRLVGEAVQFGWSIKEQVFFEKRCSFFEAEVVGAAASTEVDHELVWLAPERAARIMYHESHGWAIRRV, translated from the coding sequence GTGATTCGCGATTTGACAACCGTGACCGGGCTGCCAACCTTCGGGAGTCGTTTAGCGGGCGTGAAGTACATCGTTCGTCCGAGCGGGTACGCGCTGCTGCGCGATCGCGACGGCAATGTGGCGGTGGTGCTCACGCCGGAGGGCAACTTTCTACCCGGCGGCGGGATTGATCCGGGTGAAACGCCGGAGCAGGCGGTCGCGCGTGAGTGCGCCGAAGAGTGCGGGTTTGCGGTGCGCGTTGGGCGGCTGGTGGGAGAGGCGGTTCAGTTCGGCTGGTCGATCAAAGAGCAGGTGTTCTTCGAGAAGCGCTGCTCATTCTTCGAGGCCGAAGTTGTGGGGGCGGCTGCGAGCACGGAAGTGGACCACGAGTTGGTGTGGCTTGCGCCCGAGCGCGCGGCCAGGATCATGTATCACGAGTCGCACGGGTGGGCGATTCGCAGGGTGTAG
- a CDS encoding alanine--glyoxylate aminotransferase family protein, with protein sequence MLKKNRLFTPGPTPLLPAAQAAMAAADVHHRTAAFRALYTRVLADLKTFVGTRNDVIVLAASGTGAMEAAVTNLTNAGDRVLVLTAGKFGERWRDLGRTYGCEVDVVSAPYGATFTLDAVRAALQPETRAIFLQATESSTGARHDVRGVAELARGSNALVVVDAITGLGTTALDVDAWGVDVIIGGSQKALMLPPGLAYCGVSERAWQRMEQVSRPRYYFDLRKERKVAARGESAFTPAIALIAALGAALDYLRSAGGGDLAAGRVLLVENAETCAAMTRAAAGALGLKLFAASAPAGALTAMVPPAGMEAGKIVKAVRERFGAVLADGQGEMKGHLFRVAHIGYYDYLDTIGIIGALEQVLAELGVKVEFGAGVAAAQRAYSEQHLALSMQHSAKA encoded by the coding sequence ATGCTCAAGAAGAACCGCCTTTTTACGCCCGGGCCAACGCCGCTGCTGCCGGCGGCGCAGGCGGCCATGGCGGCCGCCGATGTGCACCATCGCACCGCCGCCTTCCGCGCGCTCTACACGCGCGTGCTCGCCGACCTGAAGACGTTCGTGGGCACCAGGAACGATGTGATCGTGCTGGCCGCGTCAGGAACGGGCGCGATGGAGGCGGCCGTCACCAACCTGACCAATGCCGGCGATCGCGTGCTGGTGCTGACTGCCGGGAAATTCGGCGAGCGCTGGCGCGACCTGGGGCGCACCTACGGCTGCGAGGTGGACGTGGTCAGCGCGCCGTACGGGGCAACGTTCACGCTCGACGCGGTACGCGCGGCGCTGCAGCCGGAGACGCGCGCGATCTTTCTGCAGGCGACGGAAAGCTCCACGGGTGCTCGGCACGATGTGCGCGGCGTGGCCGAGCTGGCGCGCGGCAGCAACGCGCTGGTGGTGGTGGACGCGATCACCGGCCTGGGCACCACAGCGCTTGACGTGGATGCGTGGGGCGTGGACGTGATCATTGGCGGATCGCAGAAGGCGCTGATGCTTCCGCCGGGGCTGGCGTATTGCGGCGTGAGCGAGCGCGCCTGGCAGCGGATGGAGCAGGTCAGCCGTCCGCGGTACTACTTCGATCTGCGCAAAGAGCGCAAGGTGGCGGCCAGGGGCGAGAGCGCGTTTACGCCGGCGATTGCGCTGATCGCGGCACTGGGGGCGGCGCTGGACTACCTGCGGTCGGCGGGAGGCGGCGACCTGGCCGCGGGACGCGTTCTGCTGGTGGAGAACGCCGAAACATGTGCGGCGATGACGCGCGCAGCAGCGGGGGCGCTTGGGCTGAAGCTGTTCGCCGCATCGGCGCCGGCGGGGGCGCTGACCGCGATGGTACCGCCCGCGGGCATGGAGGCGGGCAAGATCGTGAAGGCCGTGCGCGAGCGCTTCGGCGCGGTACTGGCCGACGGCCAGGGCGAAATGAAAGGACATCTGTTCCGCGTGGCGCACATCGGGTACTACGACTACCTGGATACGATCGGAATCATCGGGGCGCTGGAGCAGGTGCTGGCGGAATTGGGTGTGAAGGTGGAGTTTGGCGCGGGCGTGGCGGCGGCGCAGCGGGCGTACTCAGAGCAGCACTTAGCACTCAGCATGCAGCACTCGGCCAAGGCTTAA
- a CDS encoding diguanylate cyclase produces the protein MALLLLVVFTFLYRQSRDAYFRHWQLAWVAYCLHFIFLAVYFTLEPSPYLRWGWTFTLGLTAWGIFRSTRVVRHDTRFRWSDAALVAAAAVWSTLEAFLPRLLQLRAEGALRVRIELGIAAVLAVAAFRFYRHGQRRGSIGHRLLGIALAFWALLLTSVLYHDTMERWLGGMGHVLGPVPQTLLAIAMVIVLFENERRSVQDNLLAFSSLEADSSKILPPGEVAPNLERLLERLMRLLGTQRAAMVIAEEWRSILPSVQRGFSPEFVKQVESDGSAEFLSETAYRRGGLAVFRDFEEPAPSLQEQTACYERMRRLMEQEGARGVTAVSLQTRERCFGAVLFPSSESLEFGPSQIRLMLGLAMQIGLTLENYALMHDALRRTKEYELLTQIGQVISSRLDPDEVLVAIQRELGQLFDTSNFYVAFLEEQIVRFELEVLDGVVQPKRTRPITNGLTEYVIRTGQPLLIKSDMEKTRARLNCAVTGRPAKCFCAVPIVMHGETLSGAGGGIVGVIGALNYEREFVYSERDLEVMTTAAGQVAVAMENARLFSEEQRRARYLAFLNNVSKTAISSQDAEQMLAEIVGEIQKNFRFDHIGIGILDYATKDIEIKAEAGTTARALGKRVPLGAGILGRVARTNEMALAQNSGDERLASLLDDAKSVLCIPIGYGESLLGVLNVESRREDAFGQQEVLILRTLADLLATALHNAFVFQKLQQQSITDGLTGIKTRRFFLESLQSEWKRASRSGRAFSVVLADLDKFKEVNDSQGHLEGDLVLARVGRLLEQNCRQSNVVARYGGDEFVILMPETGLEQAQVLSERLRLWLATDPMLNERHITGSFGVASFPLHGATAEEILRVADAGMYVSKHGGGNRVSTVEQLVDSGGGHRQLVSAFVEGFLQREHTGPEQIDELVQLLRKLAANAKPEYADEVLAEAVLSLARASETREMFAAGHGEAVARYSELLGRALDLTQEEMKDLVFAARVHDVGKLLIPERILNKNAPLTPEEYYLVKIHSTLGAQIVSVIPGSARMQQIVRHHHERFDGTGYPSELRGENIPLGARIVAAAEAYAHMIAERSYAPTLGHAEALAELEKASGTQLDGMLVRTLVRELKSEKAARQGY, from the coding sequence GTGGCACTCCTGCTGCTCGTCGTCTTTACCTTCCTCTACCGGCAAAGCCGAGACGCCTACTTTCGGCACTGGCAGCTGGCGTGGGTGGCGTACTGCCTGCACTTCATCTTCCTGGCAGTGTACTTCACGCTCGAGCCCAGCCCGTACCTGCGCTGGGGCTGGACGTTCACGCTGGGCCTGACGGCGTGGGGCATCTTCCGGTCAACGCGCGTGGTGCGCCACGATACGCGTTTTCGCTGGTCGGATGCGGCGCTGGTGGCGGCGGCGGCGGTGTGGAGCACTCTGGAAGCCTTTTTGCCGCGGCTGCTGCAGCTTCGCGCCGAGGGCGCACTGCGGGTGCGCATCGAACTGGGCATAGCGGCAGTGCTGGCGGTGGCCGCGTTCCGCTTCTACCGGCACGGGCAACGGCGGGGATCGATCGGGCACCGGCTGCTGGGGATCGCGCTGGCGTTCTGGGCGTTGCTGCTGACGTCGGTGCTGTATCACGACACGATGGAGCGCTGGCTGGGCGGCATGGGACACGTGCTCGGGCCGGTGCCGCAGACGCTGCTGGCGATCGCAATGGTGATCGTCCTGTTCGAGAACGAGCGCCGCAGCGTGCAGGACAACCTGCTGGCGTTCTCGAGCCTGGAGGCCGATAGCAGCAAGATCCTGCCGCCAGGCGAGGTGGCGCCGAACCTGGAGCGGCTGCTGGAGCGGCTGATGCGGCTGCTGGGCACGCAGCGGGCGGCGATGGTGATTGCCGAGGAGTGGCGCAGCATCCTGCCGTCGGTGCAGCGCGGCTTTTCGCCGGAATTTGTAAAACAAGTGGAGAGCGACGGCTCGGCGGAATTTCTGAGCGAGACAGCGTACCGGCGCGGGGGGCTGGCGGTGTTCCGCGACTTCGAAGAGCCGGCGCCCTCGCTGCAGGAACAGACGGCGTGCTACGAGCGCATGCGCCGGCTGATGGAGCAGGAGGGCGCGCGCGGCGTGACGGCCGTGAGCCTGCAAACCCGCGAGCGCTGCTTCGGCGCGGTGCTGTTCCCTTCGTCGGAGAGCCTGGAGTTCGGCCCGTCGCAGATCCGGCTGATGCTCGGGTTGGCGATGCAGATCGGGCTGACGCTGGAGAACTACGCTCTGATGCACGACGCGCTGCGGCGCACCAAGGAGTACGAGCTGCTGACGCAGATCGGGCAGGTGATCAGTTCGCGGCTCGATCCCGATGAAGTGCTGGTCGCGATCCAGCGGGAACTGGGACAGTTGTTCGACACCAGCAACTTCTACGTCGCTTTCCTGGAAGAACAAATCGTGCGCTTCGAACTGGAGGTGCTGGATGGCGTGGTCCAGCCCAAGCGCACGCGTCCGATAACCAACGGACTGACCGAATACGTGATCCGGACGGGGCAGCCGCTGCTGATCAAGTCGGACATGGAGAAGACGCGCGCGCGGCTGAACTGCGCGGTGACGGGGCGGCCTGCCAAATGCTTCTGCGCGGTGCCGATCGTGATGCACGGCGAGACATTAAGCGGGGCTGGGGGTGGAATTGTGGGGGTGATCGGCGCGCTGAACTATGAGCGCGAATTCGTGTACAGCGAGCGCGACCTGGAGGTGATGACGACCGCCGCCGGGCAGGTGGCGGTGGCGATGGAAAACGCGCGGCTGTTCAGCGAAGAGCAGCGGCGGGCGCGCTACCTGGCGTTTCTGAACAACGTGTCAAAGACGGCCATTTCCAGCCAGGACGCGGAACAGATGCTGGCGGAAATCGTGGGCGAGATCCAGAAGAACTTCCGCTTCGATCACATTGGAATCGGCATTCTGGACTACGCGACCAAGGACATCGAGATCAAGGCGGAGGCGGGCACGACGGCGCGGGCGCTGGGCAAGCGGGTGCCGCTGGGCGCGGGCATTTTGGGGCGCGTGGCGCGCACGAACGAGATGGCGCTGGCGCAGAACTCGGGCGACGAGCGGCTGGCGTCGCTGCTGGACGACGCCAAGAGCGTGCTCTGCATTCCCATCGGATACGGCGAGTCGCTGCTGGGCGTGCTCAACGTGGAGAGCCGGCGCGAAGACGCGTTCGGGCAGCAGGAGGTGCTGATCCTGCGCACGCTGGCGGACCTGCTGGCGACGGCGCTGCACAACGCCTTCGTCTTCCAGAAGCTGCAGCAGCAATCCATCACCGACGGGCTGACGGGCATCAAGACGCGGCGGTTTTTCCTCGAGTCGCTGCAATCGGAGTGGAAGCGCGCCTCGCGTTCCGGGCGGGCGTTCAGCGTGGTGCTGGCCGACCTGGACAAGTTCAAAGAAGTGAACGATTCGCAGGGCCACCTGGAAGGGGACCTGGTGCTGGCTCGCGTGGGCCGGCTGCTGGAGCAGAATTGCCGCCAGTCGAACGTGGTGGCGCGTTACGGCGGCGACGAGTTCGTGATCCTGATGCCGGAAACCGGTCTGGAGCAGGCGCAGGTGCTGAGCGAGCGCCTGCGGCTGTGGCTGGCGACCGATCCGATGCTGAACGAACGGCACATCACGGGCAGCTTCGGCGTGGCCAGCTTCCCGCTGCACGGGGCGACGGCGGAGGAGATCCTGCGCGTGGCCGACGCGGGCATGTACGTTTCCAAGCACGGCGGCGGCAATCGCGTCTCAACCGTGGAGCAACTGGTGGATAGCGGCGGCGGACACCGGCAACTGGTGTCGGCATTCGTGGAAGGCTTCCTGCAGCGCGAGCACACCGGACCGGAGCAGATTGACGAGCTGGTGCAGCTGCTACGGAAGCTGGCGGCCAACGCCAAGCCGGAATATGCCGACGAAGTGCTGGCCGAGGCGGTGCTGTCGCTGGCGCGGGCGAGCGAGACGCGCGAGATGTTTGCCGCCGGCCATGGCGAGGCGGTGGCGCGTTACTCCGAGCTGCTGGGCCGCGCGCTCGACCTGACGCAGGAGGAGATGAAGGACCTGGTGTTTGCGGCGCGCGTGCACGACGTGGGCAAGCTGCTGATCCCGGAGCGCATCCTGAACAAGAACGCGCCACTCACGCCGGAGGAGTACTACCTGGTGAAGATCCACTCGACGCTGGGCGCGCAGATTGTGAGCGTGATCCCCGGCAGCGCGCGCATGCAGCAGATCGTGCGTCATCATCACGAGCGCTTCGACGGGACCGGGTATCCGTCGGAGCTGCGCGGCGAGAACATTCCGCTGGGCGCGCGCATCGTGGCCGCGGCGGAGGCCTACGCGCACATGATCGCGGAGCGCTCCTACGCTCCCACGCTCGGGCACGCCGAAGCCCTGGCCGAGCTGGAAAAAGCCAGCGGCACGCAGCTCGATGGCATGCTGGTGCGCACGCTGGTGCGGGAATTGAAGTCGGAGAAGGCGGCGCGGCAGGGGTACTGA
- a CDS encoding metallophosphoesterase family protein, translating into MLSSTVFEDASIVPVRILLISDVHSNLEALDASLAAAPAYDRVVNLGDIVGYGASPNEVTERSRALGSLLVRGNHDKACTGLSDLEYFNPVAALAAIWTQQTLSPENLEWLKAMPAGPIPLTEAQNGKGGGESPASVYCVHGSPLDEDEYIITVRDAVEVMMRSSVKLIFFGHTHLQGGFLLGAEGGRAIRPEYASKDKAETVELPLDRETKYLINPGSIGQPRDGDWRAAFAVFDTDQYVVTYHRAPYNVAGAQKRILDANLPERLATRLKDGR; encoded by the coding sequence GTGTTATCTTCTACGGTCTTCGAAGACGCTTCGATCGTTCCTGTGCGCATTCTCCTGATCAGCGACGTGCATTCCAATCTGGAGGCCCTGGACGCCAGCCTGGCGGCCGCCCCGGCCTACGATCGCGTGGTCAACCTGGGCGACATCGTGGGATACGGCGCCAGCCCGAACGAAGTGACGGAGCGCTCGCGGGCGCTGGGGTCGCTGCTGGTGCGCGGCAACCACGACAAGGCGTGCACCGGGCTGAGCGACCTGGAGTACTTCAATCCTGTAGCGGCGCTGGCGGCGATATGGACGCAGCAGACGCTCTCGCCCGAGAACCTGGAGTGGCTGAAGGCCATGCCGGCGGGTCCGATCCCGCTGACGGAGGCGCAGAACGGCAAGGGCGGCGGGGAAAGCCCGGCTTCGGTCTACTGCGTGCACGGTTCGCCGCTGGACGAAGACGAGTACATCATCACGGTGCGCGACGCGGTGGAAGTGATGATGCGCAGCAGCGTGAAGCTGATCTTCTTCGGGCACACGCACCTGCAGGGCGGCTTCCTGCTCGGCGCCGAGGGCGGCAGGGCCATCCGGCCGGAGTATGCGTCGAAAGACAAGGCCGAGACGGTCGAGCTGCCGCTGGATCGCGAGACCAAGTACCTGATCAATCCCGGATCTATCGGCCAGCCGCGCGACGGCGACTGGCGGGCGGCGTTCGCCGTGTTTGACACCGACCAGTATGTGGTGACGTATCACCGGGCACCGTACAACGTGGCGGGCGCGCAGAAGCGCATCCTGGACGCGAACCTGCCGGAGCGGCTGGCGACGAGATTGAAGGACGGAAGATAA
- a CDS encoding zinc ribbon domain-containing protein — translation MPIYEYKCKKCGHVFERIQKFSDPPSRKCPECGGAVEQVLSAPAVQFKGSGWYVTDYAGKGVPTKDGGDAGSKTETKAEGDKTAAGAEKPSEKPKDAKPKPHKK, via the coding sequence GTGCCTATCTACGAATACAAGTGTAAAAAATGTGGCCATGTTTTTGAGCGGATCCAGAAGTTTTCTGATCCGCCGTCGCGGAAGTGTCCCGAGTGTGGCGGGGCGGTGGAGCAGGTGCTGTCGGCGCCGGCGGTGCAGTTCAAGGGCAGTGGCTGGTATGTGACCGACTATGCGGGCAAGGGCGTCCCCACGAAAGATGGCGGCGACGCCGGGTCTAAGACGGAGACCAAGGCAGAAGGCGACAAGACAGCGGCGGGAGCGGAAAAGCCGAGCGAGAAGCCGAAAGATGCCAAGCCCAAGCCCCACAAGAAGTAG
- the rsmI gene encoding 16S rRNA (cytidine(1402)-2'-O)-methyltransferase: protein MTQDAFLAPGLYLVATPIGNLEDITLRALRVLRSADLIACEDTRHTARLLSHYSISTPTISYHEHNERERAAELGRRLERGERIALVTDAGTPGVSDPGYRLVQRAIELGLPVVAVPGPSALIAALVASGLATDAFHFGGFLPARSGARRTLLQQLAGRPETLAFYEAPHRIVDVLEDVVATLGPDRRVVIARELTKVHEELLRGAAGEVLSALKRRQPVKGEITLLIARAEADAARPAHQSLRRQLAAIMRDEHLDEKSALKKLAKVTGRSKSDLYRELQRETGNL, encoded by the coding sequence GTGACACAAGACGCTTTTCTCGCGCCCGGCCTCTACCTGGTCGCCACGCCCATCGGCAACCTGGAGGACATCACCTTGCGCGCGCTTCGCGTCCTCCGCTCGGCCGATCTCATCGCCTGCGAGGACACGCGTCACACCGCCAGGCTCCTATCGCATTACAGCATCTCGACGCCCACCATCAGTTACCACGAGCACAACGAGCGCGAGCGCGCCGCCGAACTCGGCCGCCGGCTCGAGCGCGGTGAGCGCATCGCCCTGGTCACCGACGCCGGCACGCCGGGCGTCTCCGATCCTGGATACCGCCTGGTGCAGCGCGCCATCGAGCTCGGCCTTCCCGTCGTCGCCGTCCCCGGACCGTCGGCGCTCATCGCCGCGCTGGTCGCCAGCGGATTGGCCACAGACGCGTTCCATTTCGGCGGCTTCCTGCCCGCCCGGTCCGGCGCGCGACGCACGCTGCTCCAGCAACTCGCCGGTCGGCCGGAAACGCTTGCCTTCTACGAAGCGCCGCACCGCATCGTGGACGTGCTCGAAGACGTCGTCGCCACTCTCGGCCCCGATCGCCGCGTGGTCATCGCGCGCGAACTCACCAAGGTCCACGAAGAGCTGCTCCGCGGCGCCGCCGGCGAAGTCCTCTCCGCACTCAAGCGCCGCCAGCCGGTGAAGGGCGAAATTACGTTACTCATCGCCCGCGCCGAAGCCGATGCCGCCAGGCCCGCGCACCAATCGCTGCGCCGGCAGCTCGCCGCGATCATGCGCGACGAGCATCTCGACGAAAAATCTGCGCTCAAGAAACTGGCGAAAGTCACCGGCCGCTCCAAGAGCGACCTCTATCGCGAACTCCAGCGCGAAACCGGCAATCTCTGA
- a CDS encoding ribonuclease HI family protein — MPSRIRRRIGRSRTHDLFEAAPDERRTDWVLAHVDGGARGNPGPAGYGVVIEDAAGIRLAELSQYLGHQTNNFAEYSGLLAALDWALKAGKPALRVLSDSELMVRQMNGQYRVRSPGLKELYDSARQRVRKLEAFRIEHVRREQNRDADRLANEAMDRGKGHL, encoded by the coding sequence ATGCCTTCCCGCATCCGCCGGCGCATCGGTCGTTCCCGCACACACGATCTGTTTGAAGCGGCGCCCGACGAGCGGCGCACCGACTGGGTGCTGGCGCATGTGGATGGCGGAGCGCGGGGAAATCCAGGCCCCGCGGGCTACGGCGTTGTGATCGAAGACGCGGCGGGCATCCGGCTGGCCGAGCTAAGCCAGTACCTGGGGCATCAGACCAACAACTTTGCCGAGTATTCCGGATTGCTGGCGGCCCTCGACTGGGCGCTGAAGGCCGGCAAGCCGGCCCTGCGCGTGCTCAGCGATTCGGAGCTGATGGTCCGGCAGATGAATGGGCAATACAGGGTAAGGTCGCCGGGCCTGAAAGAGCTCTATGATTCCGCGCGGCAGCGGGTGCGGAAGCTGGAGGCGTTTCGCATCGAGCATGTGCGCCGCGAGCAGAACCGCGATGCCGACCGGCTGGCGAACGAGGCGATGGACCGGGGGAAGGGCCATTTGTGA
- the ispF gene encoding 2-C-methyl-D-erythritol 2,4-cyclodiphosphate synthase, whose product MRIGYGFDSHEFKRGVALKIGGVHIRHSRGLAGHSDGDVLLHALTDALLGAVAAGDIGRHFPPSDPKWKNADSALFVAEALKHVRRAGYSVANVDSTLILAEPRIGPHAGKIQERVAELLGIAADAVGLKAKTPEGLGTPNTAIAHVVVLLQGKPERAQGRHAEAEAETPTEVVDEVVRKMLRDVEPEPHTSRPGRRKH is encoded by the coding sequence ATGAGAATTGGTTACGGCTTCGATTCCCACGAGTTCAAGCGCGGCGTCGCGCTCAAGATCGGCGGCGTGCACATCCGGCACTCTCGCGGCCTCGCCGGACACTCCGACGGCGACGTCCTGCTCCACGCGCTCACCGACGCGCTGCTTGGCGCCGTGGCCGCCGGCGACATCGGCCGGCACTTCCCGCCCTCCGATCCGAAGTGGAAGAACGCCGATTCCGCTCTGTTCGTCGCCGAAGCGCTCAAGCACGTCCGCCGCGCCGGCTACTCTGTGGCCAACGTGGATTCGACGCTCATCCTCGCCGAACCCCGCATCGGTCCCCACGCCGGGAAAATTCAGGAGCGCGTCGCCGAGTTGCTCGGTATCGCCGCCGACGCGGTTGGTCTCAAGGCAAAAACTCCGGAAGGCCTTGGCACACCGAACACCGCCATCGCCCACGTCGTGGTGCTGCTCCAGGGCAAGCCCGAGCGTGCGCAGGGCCGTCACGCCGAGGCCGAAGCGGAGACCCCCACCGAAGTCGTGGATGAAGTCGTGCGCAAGATGCTGCGCGACGTAGAACCCGAGCCTCACACGTCGCGCCCCGGCCGCCGCAAACATTAA
- a CDS encoding GxxExxY protein, with protein sequence MNADPNTLPYADLTGKIIEAFYSVCNELGYGFLESVYRRALCIALTEAGLNVQQEAAIAVWFRGQNVGDFKADLLVEGKVLLELKTAHSIDRSHEAQLLNYLRATPVEVGLILNFGPKPQFRRPAFADKNKEIRVHPRVSAVGSSSS encoded by the coding sequence ATGAACGCGGATCCAAACACGCTTCCATACGCCGATCTCACTGGCAAGATCATCGAAGCCTTTTACTCGGTCTGCAACGAACTCGGATACGGGTTTCTGGAATCGGTCTATCGTCGCGCGCTTTGCATAGCGCTGACCGAAGCCGGGCTGAATGTTCAGCAGGAGGCTGCGATCGCGGTGTGGTTTCGTGGCCAGAACGTGGGTGATTTCAAGGCTGACCTCCTAGTCGAAGGTAAGGTGCTGCTCGAGCTCAAGACCGCCCATTCCATTGACCGCTCTCACGAAGCACAATTGCTCAACTATCTGCGTGCCACTCCGGTCGAAGTCGGTCTGATTTTGAACTTCGGACCGAAACCGCAGTTTCGGCGGCCCGCATTTGCGGATAAGAACAAAGAAATCCGCGTTCATCCGCGTGTATCCGCGGTAGGAAGTTCTTCTTCATGA